From a single Nostoc edaphicum CCNP1411 genomic region:
- a CDS encoding GNAT family N-acetyltransferase, protein MSIQLAESNFQILGCFPVISQLRPHLDQVKFVEQVQYQMKEGYKLAFLEVEKQAVAVTGFRISTCLASGKFLYIDDLVVDEFKRSHSYGQQLFQWLIEYARNHDCKHLSLDSGVQRFAAHRFYLTQRMSITSHHFSMEL, encoded by the coding sequence ATGTCAATACAATTGGCAGAATCTAACTTTCAAATATTAGGGTGTTTTCCTGTTATTTCGCAGTTGCGCCCTCACCTTGATCAGGTTAAGTTTGTAGAACAAGTTCAATATCAAATGAAAGAAGGATATAAACTTGCATTCTTGGAAGTTGAAAAGCAAGCTGTTGCAGTGACAGGATTTCGCATTTCTACGTGTTTAGCATCGGGCAAGTTCTTATACATTGATGATTTAGTTGTTGATGAGTTTAAACGATCACACAGCTATGGTCAACAGTTATTTCAGTGGCTCATTGAATATGCAAGAAATCATGACTGTAAACACCTGAGTCTTGATTCTGGTGTTCAGCGATTTGCCGCTCATAGATTTTATCTCACGCAGCGTATGAGTATTACAAGTCATCACTTTTCAATGGAATTGTAG
- a CDS encoding aminotransferase class IV — protein MTKNIFWYNGQLIHSQTLELNINDPGLLYGATVFTTLRVYQNSLDNHLTNWQAHCDRLLFSLQTFGWHQPDWNRVRQGAEILLAHFPVLRITLFPDGREWITGRFLPQNLTEKQKNGVICAVASSEFSRSLPSHKTGNYLSAWLAKTSLDGQEAILVDAQGNWLETSTGNLWGWCDRSWYTPPIKAGILPGIMRSQLVNWLQNQQQQVREETWSVELVQRFEAIAYTNSVVEIIPIHTVNQPSGSLQYNPYHQSFQLIKGLF, from the coding sequence GTGACGAAAAACATTTTTTGGTATAACGGTCAATTAATTCACTCTCAAACCCTAGAATTAAACATTAACGATCCAGGTTTACTTTATGGGGCAACTGTTTTTACAACATTGCGGGTTTATCAGAACTCGCTGGATAATCATTTAACTAATTGGCAAGCACATTGCGATCGCTTACTTTTCTCACTACAAACTTTTGGGTGGCATCAACCAGACTGGAACCGTGTGCGTCAAGGTGCCGAAATCCTCCTTGCACACTTCCCCGTTCTCAGAATTACCCTTTTTCCCGATGGACGGGAATGGATAACTGGCAGATTCCTACCACAAAATTTGACAGAAAAACAAAAAAATGGTGTTATCTGCGCCGTTGCTAGTTCAGAATTTTCTCGCTCTCTCCCCTCTCATAAAACTGGAAACTATTTGAGTGCTTGGTTAGCAAAAACTAGCTTAGATGGTCAAGAAGCAATACTAGTCGATGCCCAAGGAAATTGGCTAGAAACCAGTACAGGCAACCTTTGGGGATGGTGCGATCGCAGTTGGTACACGCCGCCAATAAAGGCAGGAATTTTGCCGGGAATTATGCGATCGCAACTTGTAAACTGGCTGCAAAACCAGCAGCAGCAGGTACGGGAAGAAACTTGGAGCGTAGAGTTAGTCCAGAGATTTGAAGCGATCGCCTACACTAATAGTGTGGTAGAAATTATTCCCATTCATACCGTTAATCAGCCTTCAGGGTCGCTACAATATAATCCCTACCATCAGAGTTTTCAGCTAATAAAGGGGCTTTTTTAA
- the ftsH3 gene encoding ATP-dependent zinc metalloprotease FtsH3, producing MNKRWRNAGLYALLFIVVIALGTAFFDKQPQSRETWRYSRFIQEVQQGRVEKVSLSADRSTALVTPKYDPAKRIVTLVNDPDLINTLTSKGVDISVLPQTDEGFWFKALSSLFFPVLLLVGLFFLLRRAQSGPGSQAMNFGKSKARVQMEPQTQVTFSDVAGIDQAKLELNEVVDFLKNADRFTAVGAKIPKGVLLVGPPGTGKTLLARAVAGEAGVPFFSISGSEFVEMFVGVGASRVRDLFEQAKTNAPCIVFIDEIDAVGRQRGAGLGGGNDEREQTLNQLLTEMDGFEGNTGIIIIAATNRPDVLDAALLRPGRFDRQVVVDRPDYAGRSEILKVHARGKTLAKDVDLDKIARRTPGFTGADLSNLLNEAAILAARRNLTEISMDEINDAIDRVLAGPEKKDRVMSEKRKTLVAYHEAGHALVGALMPDYDPVQKISIIPRGRAGGLTWFTPSEDRMDTGLYSRAYLENQMAVALGGRIAEELIFGEEEVTTGASNDLQQVARVARQMITRFGMSDRLGPVALGRQQGNMFLGRDIMSERDFSEETAAAIDEEVRKLVDVAYTRAKEVLVGNRHILDQIAQMLVDKETVDAEELQEILSNNDVTTAAFA from the coding sequence GTGAATAAAAGATGGAGAAATGCAGGGCTGTACGCGCTGCTGTTTATTGTCGTAATTGCGCTGGGAACAGCATTTTTTGACAAACAACCCCAAAGCAGAGAGACATGGCGATACAGTCGCTTTATTCAAGAAGTTCAGCAAGGCAGAGTAGAAAAAGTCAGTTTGAGTGCAGATCGCTCTACAGCACTGGTTACACCCAAATATGACCCAGCGAAACGGATTGTTACCTTAGTCAACGATCCAGACCTGATTAATACTCTGACTTCTAAAGGCGTTGATATTTCTGTTTTGCCCCAAACCGATGAAGGATTTTGGTTTAAGGCACTAAGCAGCTTATTTTTCCCTGTATTACTTTTGGTTGGCTTATTCTTCTTGCTACGTCGCGCTCAAAGTGGCCCAGGCAGCCAAGCGATGAACTTTGGCAAATCCAAAGCCAGAGTGCAAATGGAACCACAAACTCAGGTGACATTTAGTGATGTCGCTGGTATTGACCAAGCCAAGTTGGAATTAAACGAAGTCGTAGACTTTTTGAAAAACGCCGATCGCTTTACCGCTGTTGGTGCAAAAATTCCTAAAGGTGTGCTGTTAGTTGGCCCTCCTGGTACAGGTAAAACCCTCCTAGCTCGTGCCGTAGCTGGTGAAGCAGGTGTACCGTTCTTCTCGATCTCCGGTTCGGAATTTGTGGAAATGTTCGTAGGTGTGGGTGCATCCCGCGTCCGCGATTTATTTGAACAAGCTAAGACTAATGCTCCTTGTATCGTCTTCATCGATGAAATTGACGCCGTAGGTCGTCAACGGGGTGCAGGTTTAGGTGGTGGTAACGATGAGCGGGAACAAACCCTCAACCAGTTGCTTACAGAAATGGATGGCTTTGAAGGTAATACTGGCATCATCATTATTGCCGCTACCAACCGTCCTGATGTCCTAGATGCAGCCCTATTACGTCCTGGTCGCTTTGACCGTCAAGTTGTAGTAGACCGTCCCGACTATGCCGGACGCAGCGAAATTCTCAAGGTTCACGCCCGTGGCAAAACCTTGGCGAAAGATGTGGACTTGGATAAAATTGCCCGTCGTACACCTGGATTTACTGGCGCAGATTTATCCAACCTGTTGAATGAAGCCGCAATTCTGGCAGCACGCCGGAATTTGACTGAGATTTCGATGGATGAAATCAACGACGCAATTGATCGCGTATTAGCTGGGCCAGAGAAGAAAGACCGGGTAATGAGCGAAAAGCGCAAAACCTTGGTTGCTTATCACGAAGCTGGTCACGCCTTGGTTGGTGCTTTAATGCCCGACTATGACCCAGTACAAAAAATTAGCATTATCCCTCGCGGTCGCGCAGGTGGTTTAACTTGGTTTACCCCCAGCGAAGACCGGATGGACACTGGTTTATACAGCCGCGCTTATCTAGAAAATCAGATGGCTGTAGCTTTGGGTGGTCGGATTGCTGAAGAATTAATCTTTGGTGAAGAAGAAGTTACCACTGGTGCTTCCAACGACTTACAACAAGTAGCACGGGTTGCCCGTCAGATGATTACCCGGTTTGGAATGAGCGATCGCTTGGGCCCTGTCGCCCTTGGTCGTCAACAAGGTAACATGTTCCTCGGAAGAGATATCATGTCAGAGCGCGATTTTTCTGAAGAAACCGCCGCCGCTATTGATGAAGAAGTTCGTAAACTTGTAGATGTTGCCTATACACGCGCTAAAGAAGTGTTAGTGGGTAACCGCCACATTTTAGATCAGATAGCACAAATGCTGGTTGACAAAGAAACAGTAGACGCTGAAGAGTTGCAAGAAATTCTGTCTAATAACGATGTGACAACCGCTGCGTTTGCCTAA
- a CDS encoding low temperature requirement protein A: protein MANFLQPPRLRIGEDTEEERRATWLELFYDLVFVVAVSQLAHNLNEDISLSGWFGFIVLFIPVWWSWIGTTFYANRFDSDDVGHRLLIGIQMLTAAAMAINIHHGLSESSPGFAISYALGRVVLVIEYVRAGRHISSARPLTTRYAIGFAIAAFFWLISALVPIPWRFGFWTLGIIIDFATLLTGRKFQIGLLPHASHLPERFGLFTIIVLGEAIIAVVNGVSEQKWDVLTAISAIFGLIIAFSWWWVYFDNLGGKPIEMARTHGKVGVVNLWLYTHLPLVIGIAAAGVGVEQILLSKPALALPDSQRWLMCGSVALCSLAVSILHRFGVIRYCKIRSQYRLGGAVVLLAIAIFGRGLLPVAVIALVAIVSAVQVVQDLYQSRPTTRLVDPEI, encoded by the coding sequence ATGGCAAATTTTCTCCAACCGCCAAGATTACGTATTGGTGAAGACACCGAAGAAGAACGACGCGCTACTTGGCTAGAACTTTTTTATGATTTGGTTTTTGTAGTTGCAGTTTCTCAACTGGCCCACAATCTCAACGAGGATATCTCTCTATCAGGATGGTTTGGGTTTATAGTTCTATTTATACCAGTTTGGTGGTCATGGATTGGCACTACATTCTATGCCAATCGCTTTGATAGCGATGATGTGGGACATCGGCTGCTGATTGGTATACAAATGCTGACAGCAGCAGCAATGGCTATTAATATCCACCACGGTTTGAGTGAGAGTTCCCCCGGTTTTGCCATTTCCTATGCTCTCGGTCGAGTGGTGCTGGTAATCGAATACGTTCGTGCTGGAAGACATATCTCTTCAGCGCGTCCTTTGACCACTCGCTACGCTATTGGTTTTGCGATCGCAGCTTTCTTTTGGTTAATATCAGCATTAGTACCCATTCCTTGGCGATTCGGATTTTGGACACTGGGAATCATTATTGACTTTGCTACACTGTTAACAGGACGTAAGTTTCAGATCGGGTTACTTCCCCACGCCTCTCACTTACCAGAACGTTTCGGGCTATTTACCATTATTGTTTTGGGTGAAGCAATCATTGCAGTGGTCAATGGTGTTTCTGAGCAAAAATGGGATGTTTTAACCGCGATTTCTGCTATATTCGGTCTAATTATCGCCTTTAGCTGGTGGTGGGTATATTTTGATAACCTGGGTGGTAAACCTATTGAGATGGCGCGAACACATGGAAAAGTTGGTGTTGTCAATCTCTGGCTCTACACCCATTTACCGCTGGTGATTGGGATTGCTGCTGCTGGAGTCGGTGTAGAACAAATCTTGTTGAGTAAGCCAGCTTTAGCACTACCCGATTCTCAGCGATGGCTCATGTGTGGTTCCGTAGCATTATGCTCTCTAGCTGTCAGTATTCTTCACAGATTTGGAGTGATCCGTTATTGCAAAATTCGTTCCCAGTATAGACTTGGGGGTGCAGTTGTGCTGCTAGCGATCGCTATTTTTGGCAGAGGTTTGTTACCTGTTGCAGTCATTGCCCTTGTAGCTATAGTTTCTGCGGTTCAAGTCGTTCAAGATTTATATCAGAGTCGTCCCACTACCCGCTTGGTTGACCCAGAAATCTAA
- a CDS encoding GerMN domain-containing protein, whose product MTTAKRYFLPLIFVTMVVSLSSCNSNPTARNIDSETPSPTTTPTNNASAPTPSQIPSVAQLREKSPNQESSKENTPSSSAPKAVTSKTTNVTLYTSDTQCQEFISEKVSVPAEEPVTNVVSKILEKRDTSDFSLSGYRVNIKNGIATVDLRISPDSKRQIASLSSCEQFALFGSLRKTLTSNAQWNIKEVRFTERGENIVL is encoded by the coding sequence ATGACCACAGCCAAGAGATATTTTTTACCCCTTATTTTTGTGACAATGGTTGTCAGCCTCAGCAGTTGTAATTCTAATCCCACTGCTCGTAATATTGACAGCGAAACACCATCCCCTACCACAACACCGACGAATAACGCATCGGCTCCGACTCCCAGCCAAATTCCTAGCGTAGCTCAGTTGAGAGAAAAATCTCCTAATCAAGAATCTTCTAAGGAAAATACGCCTTCTTCATCAGCACCTAAGGCTGTCACTAGTAAAACTACTAACGTCACACTGTACACTAGCGATACTCAATGCCAAGAATTTATTTCAGAAAAAGTTTCAGTACCAGCCGAAGAACCAGTGACAAATGTAGTGAGTAAAATCTTAGAAAAACGAGATACAAGCGACTTTAGCTTGTCTGGATATCGTGTCAACATCAAAAATGGCATTGCTACAGTTGATTTGCGAATATCTCCTGATTCAAAACGGCAAATAGCTTCTCTTTCTAGTTGTGAACAGTTTGCTCTGTTTGGCAGTCTCCGCAAAACCCTAACGAGTAATGCCCAATGGAATATTAAAGAGGTTCGTTTCACCGAGCGAGGTGAGAACATTGTTCTTTAG
- the trpC gene encoding indole-3-glycerol phosphate synthase TrpC, translating into MTYPVTTPNTHLQPTLKEIVWQKKHEVAQIQQEMSLASLQRQLTAAPTVRDFLSALQQSHYRPCIIAEVKKASLIDGIIKADFDPVAIAKAYERGGATCISVFTDHKFFHGSFESLRTIRYRVALPLLCKEFILDPCQIYLARAAGADAVLLIAAILSDKELQNFLRVIHYLGMNALVEVHNLAELDRVLKLDDVRLIGINNQSLENFSVNIGTTGQLLAARRSQLQSLGIIVVSESGLYTPTDLSLVAQAGTHAVILGESLVKQEDVQQSVRNLLKPTAIFR; encoded by the coding sequence ATGACTTACCCAGTTACTACTCCTAATACTCATTTGCAACCCACTCTTAAAGAGATTGTATGGCAGAAAAAGCATGAAGTCGCACAAATCCAGCAAGAGATGTCTTTGGCTTCTTTACAACGTCAGTTAACTGCTGCACCAACCGTCCGAGATTTTCTCTCCGCTTTGCAACAGAGTCATTACCGACCTTGCATCATTGCAGAGGTAAAGAAAGCATCTTTAATTGACGGAATTATTAAAGCAGACTTTGACCCAGTAGCGATCGCTAAAGCTTATGAGCGTGGTGGTGCAACTTGTATCTCTGTCTTCACAGATCATAAGTTCTTTCATGGCAGCTTTGAGAGTTTACGCACCATTCGCTACCGGGTAGCATTGCCCCTACTGTGCAAAGAGTTCATTTTAGACCCCTGCCAAATTTATTTAGCACGAGCAGCAGGCGCAGATGCAGTGTTACTGATTGCTGCAATTCTCTCAGATAAGGAACTGCAAAACTTTTTACGAGTGATTCACTATTTGGGAATGAATGCTTTGGTAGAAGTCCATAATTTAGCAGAACTAGATCGGGTGCTAAAACTTGATGATGTGCGCTTAATTGGAATCAACAACCAAAGTCTCGAAAATTTTAGCGTCAATATTGGCACAACTGGGCAACTACTGGCGGCTAGGCGATCGCAACTACAAAGTCTGGGCATTATCGTCGTCAGTGAGTCTGGCTTATATACACCTACTGATTTATCTCTTGTCGCTCAAGCTGGTACACATGCCGTTATACTTGGCGAGTCTTTAGTTAAACAAGAAGATGTGCAGCAGAGTGTGCGTAATCTGCTCAAACCTACAGCTATTTTCAGATAA
- a CDS encoding HetP family heterocyst commitment protein encodes MTQNITGYPTQMGRKINNEQIEQILKAIIAGKYSWACVLILRFAGYNPIDYIPYRTYIRLLKNNCLVESSKPNQIDSEHVEGLNLKSTWLNL; translated from the coding sequence ATGACTCAAAACATCACTGGTTATCCAACACAAATGGGTAGAAAAATCAATAATGAACAAATTGAGCAAATCCTCAAAGCGATTATTGCTGGCAAATATTCCTGGGCATGTGTTTTAATTCTACGGTTTGCTGGTTACAATCCCATAGATTACATACCATACCGCACCTACATTCGACTACTCAAAAATAACTGCTTAGTTGAAAGTTCAAAACCAAACCAAATTGATAGTGAGCATGTAGAAGGGTTAAACCTAAAATCAACCTGGCTTAATCTCTGA
- a CDS encoding response regulator produces the protein MIHESSKKILIIEDDAITRNLFLEVLEAQGFDTIGAEDGLAGIEQAQKHLPDLVICDIQMPDMDGYSVLTTLRQDPDTAIIPFIFLTGSNTQTDVRKGMELGADDYLTKPSTIEDLLRAIAVRLEKQALLRYWYATNSNQVAQPIPASFNSESIFPSVPQLKAVFDFIEANYRQGITLSDVALAVGYSPAYLTNRVAKQTGETVNGWIVKRRMAAARPLLKNTNQTIDQIAIALGYQNTCHFSRQFRQHHGLSPKTWRKQQQVLQPSKSATLQFIKNRGALEKLVPLGC, from the coding sequence ATGATACACGAATCGTCGAAGAAAATTCTCATAATTGAAGATGATGCTATTACCCGCAATCTCTTCTTAGAGGTTCTTGAAGCTCAAGGTTTTGACACCATAGGTGCTGAAGATGGACTAGCTGGTATCGAGCAAGCACAAAAGCATTTACCCGACTTGGTTATTTGCGATATTCAAATGCCAGATATGGACGGTTACAGTGTTTTGACTACGCTCCGTCAAGATCCTGACACCGCAATTATTCCTTTTATTTTTTTGACTGGTAGTAACACACAAACAGATGTTCGCAAAGGTATGGAGTTGGGTGCAGATGATTATCTTACTAAACCCTCTACTATAGAGGATTTGCTCAGAGCGATCGCTGTTAGATTAGAAAAGCAAGCTTTATTAAGGTACTGGTACGCTACTAACTCTAATCAAGTCGCCCAACCAATACCTGCATCGTTTAACTCTGAGTCCATTTTTCCATCTGTTCCCCAACTAAAAGCAGTTTTCGACTTTATTGAAGCTAATTATCGCCAAGGAATTACTTTATCTGATGTGGCTCTTGCGGTTGGTTATTCGCCTGCTTACTTGACTAACCGAGTAGCAAAACAAACAGGGGAAACTGTGAACGGTTGGATTGTCAAGCGTCGGATGGCAGCAGCACGTCCTTTACTCAAAAATACTAATCAGACAATCGACCAGATTGCTATTGCACTCGGTTATCAAAATACCTGTCATTTTTCTCGGCAATTTCGTCAACACCACGGGCTTTCTCCCAAAACTTGGAGAAAACAGCAACAAGTTCTTCAGCCTTCTAAAAGTGCGACATTACAATTCATCAAAAATCGTGGTGCGTTAGAAAAACTTGTGCCTTTAGGTTGCTGA
- a CDS encoding DUF3082 domain-containing protein, with protein sequence MNDQNLTPQTDTKEQMPTSPLRCFTGAVVSGGMGFAAYSLMIAIATNFASKPIHSINPLVVKISSAVRTLVVGVVALGSGIFGIVAIGLLALGVQLLVQQLTKQKSSEN encoded by the coding sequence ATGAATGACCAAAACCTAACACCACAAACAGATACTAAAGAACAGATGCCAACGAGTCCGTTACGCTGTTTTACTGGGGCTGTGGTTTCGGGAGGAATGGGATTTGCAGCGTATTCTCTGATGATTGCGATCGCTACCAATTTTGCTAGTAAACCGATCCATTCAATTAATCCCTTGGTGGTGAAGATTTCTTCTGCTGTTCGGACTTTGGTTGTTGGTGTAGTTGCTTTAGGAAGCGGGATATTTGGTATAGTAGCAATTGGATTGTTGGCTTTGGGAGTGCAATTATTAGTGCAGCAATTGACTAAGCAAAAAAGTAGTGAAAACTAG
- the ispE gene encoding 4-(cytidine 5'-diphospho)-2-C-methyl-D-erythritol kinase produces the protein MHSYSLIAPAKINLYLEIIGNRTDGYHELAMILQSIGLADQIDVRSISTDNIRVHCNHPQVPTDKSNLAYRAAELMARQFPEAFAKYGGVEITINKQIPVAAGLAGGSTNAAAVLVGIDLLWKLGLTQSELEELGSTLGSDVPFCVAGGTAIATGRGEQLSPLPSLDSIHIVLAKYRSLEVSTAWAYKTYRQQFGHSYIRDSENLVARANAVHSGAIVKAILDKDAEEIAQKLHNDLERVVLPAYPQVLQLREVFANQEGVLGTMMSGSGPTVFALFESQQQAEQVKLYVREAILDEDLELFVTRTITHGIQVVSSV, from the coding sequence ATGCATTCCTACAGTCTAATTGCCCCTGCTAAAATCAACTTGTATCTGGAAATCATTGGTAATCGCACCGATGGCTATCACGAGTTAGCCATGATACTTCAGAGTATCGGACTTGCAGACCAAATTGATGTGCGTTCTATTAGCACTGACAATATCCGTGTTCACTGCAACCACCCACAAGTACCGACAGATAAAAGCAATCTGGCATACCGTGCAGCAGAATTAATGGCAAGGCAATTTCCCGAAGCCTTTGCTAAATATGGAGGCGTGGAGATTACCATCAATAAGCAGATTCCTGTCGCGGCTGGGTTGGCTGGGGGTTCGACGAATGCAGCAGCTGTTTTGGTGGGGATAGATTTACTGTGGAAATTGGGATTAACTCAGTCAGAATTAGAGGAGTTAGGAAGCACGCTTGGTTCAGATGTACCGTTTTGTGTGGCGGGTGGAACTGCGATCGCAACAGGTAGAGGTGAGCAACTTTCCCCTCTTCCAAGTTTGGATAGTATACATATAGTGTTGGCAAAATACCGCAGCCTGGAAGTCTCCACCGCTTGGGCGTACAAAACCTATCGACAGCAGTTTGGTCACTCTTATATTAGAGATAGCGAAAACCTGGTAGCTCGTGCTAACGCTGTTCATTCGGGAGCAATAGTAAAAGCTATCCTGGATAAAGATGCGGAAGAAATTGCCCAAAAGTTGCACAATGATTTAGAGCGCGTAGTATTGCCAGCCTATCCCCAAGTCTTGCAGTTGCGAGAAGTGTTTGCAAATCAAGAAGGTGTTTTAGGAACAATGATGTCTGGTTCTGGGCCAACAGTATTTGCTCTTTTTGAGTCTCAACAGCAAGCAGAACAAGTGAAGCTGTATGTGAGGGAAGCAATTCTTGATGAAGACTTAGAATTGTTTGTGACTCGGACAATTACACATGGGATTCAAGTGGTATCTTCAGTTTAA
- the rsmA gene encoding 16S rRNA (adenine(1518)-N(6)/adenine(1519)-N(6))-dimethyltransferase RsmA yields the protein MIRPRKVFAQHWLKSEKALDAIIQAAECTESDRSVKGDRVLEIGPGTGILTRRLLRLVQSLIAVEIDRDLCQLLSKQLGKTENFLLLQGDFLTLDLPSYLAAFPNFQKPNKVVANIPYNITGPIIEKLLGTIANPNPEPFDSIVLLVQKEVAERLYAKSGSKAFGALSVRVQYLAECELICTVPAAAFHPPPKVDSAVVRLRPRKIEIPALNPRQLENFLKLGFGAKRKMLRNNLQSVTERDRLSHLLEQLKINPQARAEDLSVQQWVILANELAVESRE from the coding sequence ATGATCCGACCGCGTAAGGTCTTTGCTCAACATTGGCTCAAAAGTGAAAAGGCGCTTGACGCAATTATTCAAGCAGCAGAGTGTACAGAAAGCGATCGCTCCGTCAAAGGCGATCGCGTCCTGGAAATTGGGCCTGGAACCGGGATTCTCACTCGTCGTTTATTACGCTTAGTGCAATCTCTGATTGCAGTTGAAATAGACCGTGACTTATGCCAACTGTTGTCCAAGCAGCTTGGTAAGACTGAAAATTTTTTACTACTGCAAGGCGATTTTCTCACTCTAGATTTACCATCTTATCTGGCAGCCTTTCCCAATTTCCAAAAGCCAAATAAGGTAGTAGCCAATATTCCCTACAACATTACAGGGCCAATCATTGAGAAACTACTGGGTACGATCGCTAACCCTAACCCCGAACCATTTGACTCAATAGTGTTGCTGGTACAAAAAGAAGTAGCAGAAAGGTTATATGCTAAATCAGGCTCAAAAGCTTTTGGGGCGTTGAGTGTGCGGGTACAGTATTTGGCTGAGTGTGAGTTAATCTGCACAGTTCCAGCAGCCGCATTCCATCCACCGCCAAAAGTCGATTCAGCAGTGGTGCGATTACGTCCCCGAAAAATAGAAATACCAGCGCTTAATCCCCGACAGTTAGAGAATTTCTTAAAGTTGGGGTTTGGTGCCAAGCGCAAAATGTTACGAAATAATTTGCAATCTGTGACAGAACGCGATCGCTTGAGCCACTTACTGGAACAATTAAAAATAAATCCCCAAGCCAGAGCCGAAGACCTCAGCGTTCAGCAATGGGTAATTCTAGCAAATGAATTGGCAGTGGAGAGTAGGGAGTAG
- the dhaK gene encoding dihydroxyacetone kinase subunit DhaK has product MKKLINKPEDFVRESLEGMAAAHSDLIKLNYDPAFVYRADAPIQGKVAIISGGGSGHEPMHAGFVGRGMLDAACPGEVFTSPTPDQMLEAAKLVDGGSGILYIVKNYSGDVMNFEMATELARAEGIRVLNILIDDDVAVKDSLYTQGRRGVGTTILAEKICGAAAEAGYDLPQIANLCRRVNLNGRSMGIALTSCTVPTNGTPTFELSDREIELGIGIHGEPGTERTAIKSVDEITEILTRSLIEDAAYSRTLREWDEDKGEWLDVELTNLPFTKGDRLLAFVNSMGGTPVSELYIVYRKLTQICEQEGLQIVRNLIGPYITSLEMQGCSITLLKLDDEMIRLWDSPVKTPSWRWRI; this is encoded by the coding sequence ATGAAAAAGCTGATCAACAAGCCAGAAGACTTTGTGCGTGAAAGTCTAGAAGGTATGGCGGCGGCTCATTCCGATTTAATTAAACTGAACTATGACCCTGCTTTTGTCTATCGAGCCGATGCACCTATACAGGGTAAAGTAGCAATTATTTCTGGTGGTGGCAGTGGACATGAACCAATGCACGCTGGCTTCGTAGGCAGAGGAATGCTTGATGCAGCTTGTCCTGGTGAGGTTTTTACTTCACCTACTCCTGACCAAATGCTAGAAGCAGCAAAGCTTGTAGATGGAGGTTCTGGTATCCTTTATATCGTCAAAAATTATAGTGGCGATGTCATGAACTTTGAAATGGCAACGGAGTTAGCCCGTGCTGAGGGTATTCGAGTTCTAAATATTTTGATTGATGACGATGTTGCAGTGAAAGATAGCCTCTATACCCAAGGGCGCCGTGGTGTGGGAACAACAATACTGGCGGAAAAAATTTGTGGCGCGGCAGCTGAAGCAGGGTATGATTTGCCACAAATAGCAAATTTATGTCGTCGGGTAAATCTAAATGGGCGAAGTATGGGAATCGCTCTAACATCTTGTACAGTGCCAACCAATGGAACACCAACATTTGAATTGAGCGATCGCGAAATCGAATTAGGTATCGGTATTCACGGTGAGCCTGGAACAGAACGTACAGCTATTAAATCAGTAGATGAGATTACCGAAATTTTGACGCGATCGCTCATTGAAGATGCAGCATACAGCCGCACACTGCGCGAGTGGGATGAAGACAAAGGAGAATGGTTAGATGTAGAACTAACAAATCTACCATTTACAAAAGGCGATCGCCTGTTAGCTTTCGTCAATAGTATGGGTGGAACTCCGGTTTCCGAACTGTATATTGTTTATCGCAAACTTACCCAAATTTGCGAACAGGAAGGATTGCAAATTGTGCGAAACTTGATAGGCCCTTACATAACATCTCTAGAAATGCAAGGTTGCTCCATTACCCTGCTGAAATTAGATGATGAGATGATCCGACTGTGGGATTCACCAGTAAAAACGCCGAGTTGGCGTTGGAGAATTTAA